A part of Cannabis sativa cultivar Pink pepper isolate KNU-18-1 chromosome 6, ASM2916894v1, whole genome shotgun sequence genomic DNA contains:
- the LOC115725304 gene encoding serine/threonine-protein kinase PBL35 produces the protein MATSHESLQLDTPMAAKCGCWSVLRRSVTGACNTSTSKDSPNTIPRTSLVYDAATETRYLNASNRELCPPNEAHLSSDNPTPPPSDEKSNCQLLQFSFQELKSATGNFRPDSILGEGGFGFVFKGWIEENGTAPAKPGSGVTVAVKSLKPDGLQGHREWVAEVDFLGQLHHPNLVKLIGYCIEDDQRLLVYEFMTRGSLENHLFRRNIPLPWCNRIKIALGAAKGLAFLHNGPEPVIYRDFKTSNILLDSEYNAKLSDFGLAKAGPQGDKTHVSTRVVGTYGYAAPEYVMTGHLTSKSDVYSFGVVLLEILTGRRSMDKKRPSGEQNLVAWARPYLAEKRKLYQLVDPRLELNYSLKGVQKVSQLAYNCLSRDPKSRPSMDEVVKVLTPLLDLNDLAILSYHSRLSQQGRRKKKSDGTQQITYTQSKSIRDSPRNTGKQQKR, from the exons ATGGCCACTTCCCATGAATCCCTGCAACTCGATACACCTATGGCTGCCAAGTGCGGTTGCTGGTCTGTCCTTAGACGCAGCGTTACTGGTGCCTGCAACACTTCTACTTCCAAAGACTCTCCTAACACTATTCCTCGTACTAGCCTTGTTTACGAtgcag CCACTGAGACACGTTACCTAAACGCAAGCAACCGAGAGCTATGCCCACCTAATGAAGCTCATCTATCTTCTGATAATCCCACCCCACCACCCTCAGATGAGAAATCCAATTGCCAGTTGCTTCAATTCTCTTTCCAAGAGCTAAAATCTGCAACCGGGAACTTTAGGCCGGATAGCATACTTGGTGAGGGTGGATTTGGATTTGTCTTCAAAGGATGGATAGAGGAAAATGGGACGGCACCGGCGAAACCTGGCTCGGGAGTTACAGTAGCTGTTAAGAGCTTAAAGCCAGATGGTCTACAAGGTCACAGAGAATGGGTG GCTGAAGTTGACTTCCTTGGACAGCTTCACCATCCCAATCTGGTTAAGCTTATTGGGTATTGCATTGAAGATGATCAACGACTGCTTGTTTATGAATTCATGACTCGTGGGAGTCTTGAAAATCATCTTTTTAGAA GGAATATACCTCTTCCATGGTGCAATAGGATTAAAATAGCACTTGGAGCAGCAAAAGGATTGGCCTTCCTCCACAATGGTCCAGAACCAGTCATTTACAGAGATTTTAAGACGTCCAACATATTGCTGGATTCA GAATACAATGCAAAGCTTTCAGATTTCGGTTTAGCTAAAGCTGGGCCACAAGGAGACAAAACACATGTTTCCACGAGAGTGGTTGGGACATACGGTTATGCTGCTCCAGAATATGTTATGACAG GACACTTGACATCTAAAAGTGATGTTTATAGCTTTGGAGTAGTGCTACTTGAGATTTTAACAGGAAGAAGATCAATGGACAAGAAACGTCCTAGTGGGGAACAGAACCTAGTGGCATGGGCTCGTCCATACTTGGCTGAAAAGAGAAAGCTTTACCAACTAGTGGATCCTCGGTTGGAGCTGAATTACTCCCTTAAAGGGGTACAGAAGGTCTCTCAGTTAGCTTACAACTGCCTCAGTAGGGACCCTAAATCGCGACCTAGCATGGATGAAGTTGTGAAGGTTCTTACTCCATTGCTTGATCTCAATGACCTTGCTATCTTATCTTATCACTCCCGTTTATCTCAGCAAGGGAGACGCAAGAAGAAATCTGATGGAACTCAGCAGATCACATACACTCAATCCAAAAGCATAAGAGA